The Schistocerca americana isolate TAMUIC-IGC-003095 chromosome 5, iqSchAmer2.1, whole genome shotgun sequence genome includes a window with the following:
- the LOC124615653 gene encoding rRNA N6-adenosine-methyltransferase METTL5, with translation MACLKLKELESWLQDIDIFEKPKVWLEQYATSPHIGSRMLYTMQSCYGDITGKLVADLGCGCGVLSAGAAMLDAAQCVGFEIDTDALSIFSQNISELELTNVDVVQCDVTNGLPLCFDKVFDVVVMNPPFGTKRNQGVDVKFLEVAVKLASEAVYSLHKTSTREYILNKASNWNMKAEVLAELRFNLPASYKFHKKSCVDIDVDFIRFSFLS, from the coding sequence ATGGCGTGCTTGAAATTAAAAGAACTTGAATCTTGGCTTCAAGATATTGACATTTTTGAAAAGCCAAAGGTGTGGCTGGAGCAATATGCGACCTCTCCACACATCGGTAGCCGTATGCTATATACAATGCAGTCTTGTTATGGAGACATAACAGGGAAGTTGGTAGCAGATTTGGGCTGCGGATGTGGTGTTCTTTCGGCAGGTGCTGCAATGCTTGATGCAGCACAGTGTGTGGGATTTGAGATAGATACTGATGCTTTAAGTATTTTTTCGCAAAACATATCAGAACTTGAACTTACAAATGTTGATGTAGTGCAGTGTGATGTGACTAATGGGTTGCCACTATGTTTTGACAAAGTGTTTGATGTTGTCGTTATGAATCCACCATTTGGTACAAAACGCAATCAAGGTGTAGATGTTAAGTTTCTTGAAGTGGCTGTGAAATTAGCCAGTGAGGCAGTTTATTCTCTTCATAAAACCTCAACAAGAGAATACATCCTAAATAAAGCCTCAAACTGGAACATGAAAGCTGAAGTTCTAGCAGAGCTGCGTTTCAATTTACCAGCTTCATATAAATTTCACAAAAAGAGTTGTGTTGACATCGATGTTGATTTCATTAGATTTTCATTTTTatcataa
- the LOC124615654 gene encoding SOSS complex subunit C homolog, with protein MSFQQINPRQDLASRKILEEIQLKKQMLLKQGVAPTLNSSSISALPVGVTNPSSMSAEAHMLSPSQRVAMQQANSMSFGFFITQDSLFGNLILPVLPRFHK; from the exons ATCTTGCAAGCAGGAAGATACTTGAAGAAATCCAGTTAAAGAAACAGATGCTTTTGAAGCAAGGTGTGGCGCCTACTCTTAACTCCTCTTCAATCAGTGCTCTACCTGTCGGAGTAACAAAT CCATCGTCGATGTCAGCTGAAGCCCATATGCTTTCTCCATCACAGAGAGTTGCTATGCAGCAAGCCAATTCCATGTCATTTGGTTTCTTTATTACTCAGGATTCACTATTTGGCAACCTTATACTACCAGTGCTTCCTCGCTTTCACAAGTAG